CAGACGAACTCCGACGCCGCGCACGCTGTGCAGGTAGCGCGGCTCGGCGGCGGTCTCGCCGAGCTTGCGCCGCAGCCAGGACAGGTGGACGTCGACGGTCCGATCGGAACCGCCCCACGCCAGCTGCCACACCTCGCCGAGCAGGTCGCGCTTGGTGACGACCTCGCCGGCGCGGCGGGCGAGTGCGAGCAGCAACTCGAACTCCTTGCGTGCCAGCTCCACCGGCCGGCCGTCGACGGTGACCTCGTAGCTGCGGGTGTCGATGACGAGGCCCCCGACGGTGATGACGGGGTCCTCGTCGGTCTTGCCGGAGCGGCGCATCACCGCGCGGACCCGGGCGGTGAGCTGCGCGGCGGTGAAGGGCTTGATCACGTAGTCGTCCGCCCCGAGGTCGAGCAGCCGGACCATCTCGGTCTCGTCGTCGCGGGCGGTGGCGACGATCACGGGGACCTCGCTGACCGCGCGCAGCATCGACAGCACGTCGGCGCCGTCGATGTCGGGCAGCCCGAGATCGAGCAGGACGACGTCGGGCTTCTGCTCGACGGCGGCGCTGAGGGCCGGCATGCCCGACCCGACCGCGGACACGACGTGCCCCTGCTCG
This portion of the Jatrophihabitans endophyticus genome encodes:
- a CDS encoding response regulator transcription factor, translating into MAHLLLVEDDAAIRTALTRALREQGHVVSAVGSGMPALSAAVEQKPDVVLLDLGLPDIDGADVLSMLRAVSEVPVIVATARDDETEMVRLLDLGADDYVIKPFTAAQLTARVRAVMRRSGKTDEDPVITVGGLVIDTRSYEVTVDGRPVELARKEFELLLALARRAGEVVTKRDLLGEVWQLAWGGSDRTVDVHLSWLRRKLGETAAEPRYLHSVRGVGVRLVAPSES